One window of Trichoderma breve strain T069 chromosome 3, whole genome shotgun sequence genomic DNA carries:
- a CDS encoding stanniocalcin family domain-containing protein — protein sequence MKAFHSLMAIGLTLMQVCRANDEASNQNSTAIEVELQFKPKFESEIESQRSFRNSICNSESAPPMCESTCQKPPLHNCDFYKQCVEASVPCDGSTHSYALDYGHKICNKFISNLDRFSPRGQKFLTGAINCLQRNLVPVVSSSDATCKSISDAAFASHAPCYVENGFCGLECNDYVALTTLLGEDLFNKDAIGFMYHSTSGCIKNVQEVIEEGACMNNALKGFMAAITRASSN from the coding sequence ATGAAGGCTTTTCACAGCCTCATGGCCATTGGCCTCACATTAATGCAAGTGTGCCGAGCCAATGATGAAGCATCGAATCAAAACTCAACTGCAATCGAGGTTGAATTGCAGTTCAAACCCAAATTCGAGTCGGAGATCGAGTCTCAACGGTCATTTCGAAACAGTATCTGCAATTCCGAATCCGCGCCACCAATGTGCGAAAGCACTTGTCAAAAACCCCCGCTTCACAACTGCGACTTTTATAAACAATGCGTTGAGGCCTCAGTGCCTTGTGATGGAAGCACACACTCGTACGCCCTCGATTACGGACACAAGATCTGCAACAAGTTCATCAGTAACCTCGATCGCTTTTCTCCCCGTGGACAAAAGTTCCTGACGGGCGCTATCAACTGTTTGCAGAGAAATCTCGTTCCCGTGGTGTCATCGAGCGATGCCACCTGCAAGAGCATCAGCGACGCAGCGTTTGCGTCGCACGCGCCATGTTACGTGGAGAATGGCTTCTGCGGCCTCGAATGCAATGACTATGTGGCTTTGACGACTCTACTGGGCGAGGATCTGTTCAATAAGGATGCCATTGGGTTCATGTATCACAGCACAAGCGGATGCATAAAGAATGTTCAAGAGGTTATTGAAGAAGGAGCCTGCATGAACAATGCGCTCAAAGGTTTCATGGCGGCTATTACCCGCGCATCATCTAATTAA